A DNA window from Drosophila biarmipes strain raj3 chromosome 2R, RU_DBia_V1.1, whole genome shotgun sequence contains the following coding sequences:
- the LOC108022385 gene encoding uncharacterized protein LOC108022385 isoform X2 has protein sequence MPVAVRLVETLTLITIMGLITCIGLSVILAQKTLSMTITFLERILPIWY, from the exons ATGCCAGTGGCCGTGCGTCTTGTGGAGACCCTCACCCTCATCACCATCATGGGTCTGATCACCTGCATTGGCCTCAGCGTGATCCTGGCCCAAAAAACCCTCAGTATGACCATAACGTTTCTGGAG CGAATATTGCCAATCTGGTATTAA
- the LOC108022385 gene encoding uncharacterized protein LOC108022385 isoform X1, with protein MPVAVRLVETLTLITIMGLITCIGLSVILAQKTLSMTITFLEPAANIANLVLILTEKVLVSSLLCVLGLTNVVGNALQGAGIA; from the exons ATGCCAGTGGCCGTGCGTCTTGTGGAGACCCTCACCCTCATCACCATCATGGGTCTGATCACCTGCATTGGCCTCAGCGTGATCCTGGCCCAAAAAACCCTCAGTATGACCATAACGTTTCTGGAG CCCGCAGCGAATATTGCCAATCTGGTATTAATTCTGACCGAAAAAGTGCTGGTGTCCTCACTACTCTGCGTGTTGGGTCTCACGAATGTTGTGGGAAATGCCCTCCAAGGCGCTGGCATCGCCTGA
- the LOC108022218 gene encoding trypsin-1: MCNFRILLIAALAVGDLAWATPPLRSASEPEKILSNLAQLRQTGFLDWIQSIVGPDVPADWNPPAKRECAECSCGNINTRHRIVGGQETEVHEYPWMIMLMWFGNFYCGGSLINDQYALTAAHCLNGFYYRLITVRLLEHNRQDSHVKIVERRVSKVLIHPKYSTRNFDSDIALIRFNEPVRLGIDMHPVCLPTPSDSYAGQTAVVTGWGALSEGGPVSDTLQEVEVPILTQEECRQSNYGEARITDNMICAGYVEQGGKDACQGDSGGPMHVRGSGEAYQLAGIVSWGEGCARPSAPGVYTRVSNFNDWIAENTKDACSCAQPEAAGEPVSPMNTTEQGEQEQENTTAGGPAEPDPEVEEANKLV, encoded by the coding sequence ATGTGTAATTTTCGTATTCTGCTGATTGCTGCATTGGCAGTGGGTGACTTGGCCTGGGCCACGCCCCCCTTGCGTTCCGCCTCCGAGCCAGAGAAGATCTTGAGCAACCTGGCTCAGCTGAGGCAGACTGGCTTCCTGGACTGGATACAATCCATCGTGGGTCCCGATGTTCCTGCGGACTGGAATCCCCCAGCGAAAAGGGAGTGCGCCGAGTGCTCCTGCGGTAATATCAATACCCGTCATAGGATCGTTGGAGGTCAGGAGACGGAGGTCCATGAGTACCCCTGGATGATTATGCTCATGTGGTTCGGTAACTTCTACTGTGGAGGCTCTCTGATCAATGATCAATATGCCTTGACCGCTGCCCACTGCCTCAATGGCTTCTATTATCGTTTGATCACTGTTCGTCTGCTGGAGCACAATCGTCAGGATAGCCATGTGAAGATCGTGGAGCGCCGGGTGTCCAAGGTGCTGATCCATCCCAAGTACAGCACCAGGAACTTCGACAGTGACATTGCCCTGATTCGCTTCAATGAGCCCGTTCGTCTTGGCATAGATATGCATCCAGTTTGCTTGCCCACTCCCAGCGACAGTTATGCGGGTCAAACGGCTGTGGTCACCGGCTGGGGAGCCCTGAGTGAAGGTGGACCCGTTTCAGATACCCTCCAGGAGGTGGAGGTGCCCATCCTCACCCAGGAGGAGTGTCGCCAGAGCAACTATGGCGAAGCCAGGATCACCGACAACATGATTTGTGCTGGCTACGTGGAGCAGGGTGGCAAGGATGCCTGCCAAGGTGACAGTGGTGGACCTATGCATGTCCGGGGCTCCGGAGAAGCCTACCAGCTGGCGGGCATAGTCTCCTGGGGCGAGGGATGTGCCAGGCCAAGTGCCCCTGGGGTTTACACCCGGGTGAGCAACTTTAACGACTGGATTGCGGAGAATACCAAGGATGCCTGCTCCTGTGCCCAGCCAGAAGCTGCAGGCGAGCCGGTTTCACCCATGAACACCACCGAGCAGGGAGAGCAGGAACAGGAGAACACCACTGCCGGTGGGCCAGCAGAACCAGATCCCGAGGTGGAGGAGGCCAACAAGTTGGTTTAG
- the LOC108022167 gene encoding trypsin-1 has protein sequence MSRAWLCLLLICLALGCQLEQAVGQDQPEFQNQVSAQSEAKPLLKQSQNTFIQWVLSLLPQRPGSSDAENATLATLSSSSTMPEVASTTSTTTPAPSSSTTTTRRATTPAPPTLNPPRNCSDCVCGIANIQKRIVGGQETEVHQYPWVAMLLYGGRFYCAASLLNDQFLLTASHCVYGFRKERISVRLLEHDRKMSHMQKIDRKVAEVITHPKYNARNYDNDIAIIKLDEPVEFNEILHPVCMPTPGRSFKGENGIVTGWGALKVGGPTSDTLQEVQVPILSQDECRKSRYGNKITDNMLCGGYDEGGKDSCQGDSGGPLHIVASGTREHQIAGVVSWGEGCAKAGYPGVYARVNRYGTWIKNLTKQACLCQQETKKIK, from the exons ATGAGTCGAGCCTGGTTGTGTCTGCTGCTGATCTGCCTGGCTTTGGGCTGCCAACTGGAGCAGGCTGTAGGTCAGGATCAACCAGAGTTCCAGAACCAAGTATCAGCCCAATCGGAGGCCAAACCCCTGCTGAAACAGTCCCAGAACACCTTCATCCAATGGGTTCTCTCCCTGCTGCCACAACGACCAGGGAGCTCGGATGCGGAGAATGCCACCCTGGCTACATTGAGCAGTAGTTCCACCATGCCGGAGGTGGCATCCACCACCTCGACCACCACGCCGGCTCCCTCGTCCAGCACCACCACGACCAGGAGGGCCACCACTCCGGCTCCACCCACTCTGAATCCGCCCAGAAATTGCAGTGACTGCGTCTGCGGAATAGCCAACATACAGAAGAGGATCGTGGGAGGCCAGGAGACGGAGGTGCACCAGTATCCCTGGGTGGCCATGCTGCTGTACGGCGGAAGGTTCTACTGTGCCGCCTCCCTGCTAAACGATCAGTTCCTCCTAACCGCCTCCCATTGCGTCTATGGTTTTCGGAAGGAGAGAATCTCGGTGAGATTGCTCGAGCACGACCGCAAGATGTCGCACATGCAGAAGATCGACCGCAAGGTGGCCGAGGTGATCACGCATCCCAAGTACAACGCCAGGAACTACGACAACGATATCGCCATCATCAAGTTGGACGAGCCGGTGGAGTTCAACGAGATACTGCATCCCGTCTGCATGCCCACGCCGGGCAGGAGTTTCAAGGGCGAAAATGGCATCGTCACCGGCTGGGGAGCCCTCAAAGTCGGTGGACCCACCTCCGATACTCTTCAG GAGGTTCAAGTGCCCATTCTATCGCAAGATGAGTGCCGCAAGAGTCGCTATGGAAACAAGATCACAGACAACATGTTGTGCGGGGGATACGATGAGGGTGGCAAGGACTCCTGCCAGGGCGACAGTGGAGGTCCCCTGCACATCGTGGCCAGTGGAACGCGAGAGCATCAAATAGCCGGCGTGGTTTCGTGGGGCGAGGGCTGTGCCAAGGCCGGTTATCCTGGTGTCTATGCCAGAGTCAACCGCTATGGAACCTGGATCAAGAACCTCACCAAACAGGCTTGCCTCTGCCAGCAGGAGACCAAGAAGATCAAGTAG